Part of the Nicotiana sylvestris chromosome 5, ASM39365v2, whole genome shotgun sequence genome is shown below.
TCTAAAATAGGACCAAGGAAACACTTAGAGCGGCTACAACCATTCATTGTGACAATATATGTCACAATAACTCGTAGAAGTATATTAATTTAAGGGATTAGGACtaaacaaaaaaattatttgagAAATCAGGAGTTATCCATGGGCCAATTCTTAATATATTATAGACCAAGTAAAAAAGAACTCTAATCACTTAATGTCAAGATATCATTTAACAGTAAGGCTTTGACATCAATTAACAGTAAGGCTCTTAACAGTATCCAGCGTCAAGCAATTAATTCACATAGACAAATAATTTCGTTAACCAGATGTACATATGAAGAAGCTTTATATTATTCCTCAACTAGACAAGGAAGGAAAATTGTAGAAATCAAAATTACCATGGAAACTACTTTCATATTGCCTTACGGGACCCATTAAACTTTGGTAAATAGGCAAATATGTAATGCCATCCAAGTGGCAAAGAAAAAACTTTACACATGCCAAAGATATCATGTCTTCCTCACATGATGAGactttatattatattatatttaataAACTTCAAAGAATGCAAATAAAGCTGTCAAGCCATGGTGATCTCACATAATTTCAATTCAATTTTTGAAACTTTTGTTTAAGTTCCGTTGCAAATAGCAACACGGTAAATAGAGCAATTTTCAATCTCAAACACCGTCAATAGCAGCAAAATCCTATACACAGGATCCTTTAAAAAGGACAAAAACAGATTGTTCCTTTTCATGGCACCAACCATAGCTCTATAAGAATAAAATTTGCAGCGGAGAACGCAGAGTACGGATACAAtcatgctctgataccaatgaTGATATAATAGTAACAGGGACATCGAATTTGTTTACATGTTAACAACAGCGGAAGATTGTTGAAATTTGTGTGACAGAAATTGCTCCACGCCGATTCTATTTTACTTTGAAAATAGAATTTTTGATTCCACAAATTAAGTGTCCTCTTTGTGTTTCTTGTGAGAAGAAAAGGAGATGAGTTCTCTGTATTTTTCTTCTTGTATCTCTCTGAAAAGTTCGTATGTTCCCTTTTATTTAGGGTTGAGGAAGAAAGCAGTTCTAAAGAAAAAACTGTTCCCACCCAAAAAAAAAACCGTGTAGAATATGCTCCCACAAATTCAACGTGTAGAGTAACTTCTGATAAGAGGTTATTTAATCTTATCTATTTGGAGCGACCCGCGACCCAAATTGAAAATAAATCCAACATGCCCTTATTTTCATTTGTTGCCTATTGCATATTTGGAAACCAAAAAAAGAGTTATCTCAATTCAGCCTCTTCAGCAGGTCTGCAACTTGGACATATTTCTGATAATGATCTACCTATTGCTGGGGGAATAACTTATGAGGATTTTTTTAAAGTCAACCAAGGGATTCCCTAAGGGCTTTAAATGTCTAATTTTGGAGTTCATGTCTAATTTTGGACTTTAAATATCTCAATCCGAAGAATGAAGGCTTTCAAAAATGAGTATGAACATTATTCATGTTATGTCAAGGAAGAGGCAAccccgaaaataaagaagataaagaacaccaaattttaatgtaaaaacccttcaaatcgaaggtaaaacccatgggatcacaaagatccaaaaggATTCACTATAACAATAAAAGGGTTACAAAAGTTCTCTAATTTGGCTACACAACAAGTGCCAAATACGGAGCAACAAGAGCAACAacaaatcaattgaagaaagaagagaagtcacaaAACTGGAGCTACTTTTTGGGGCTCTAAATCATATGGTATAGGCCACTAAATCTGATCTTCACTCTTCAAATCAAAGATCAAGAAGTTACAAACACATAGTCAAAATTTCAGCTCGATCCAACGGTTAACCAATCAAAAAACGGGATTTAAATTTGGTTGGTCAGAATAAAATCTGTAGCAAAACGAATATTTtgttctctcttctctcttgatgaaagctctctcaaaaactACTCTTATGTGCTgaagtctttcaaagacttgtacCAATGatagaataattctccaaggttgtcTTATTTATAGATCATGAATGGTGTTTTCTCTTAAAACCAAAACtactcaaaataggaataaacatTAAATCCAATTTCGAATAGGAATAAAAATCAAAAGACAATAGGATCATGCCATTGGGTCGGACAATATGAGCATGGGCCCAACAATCTAAAGGCCGAACATAGCAATATAATAGATGTTGCTTCTACACTTGATTAGCTCCATAACCATTGCCATTTACCAATTGTTCACAGCAGCATAAAACCAAGCAACATTCTCTTTGATGAGGATATGACTGCTCATCTTGGTGACTTTAGATTAACAAAGTTTCTCATTAGATCATACAATACTTCCTGGAGTAAGCAGAATGTTGACGCGCTAAAAGATTCCATAGGATATTTACAGCCTATATTTATACTATCACAATATCATCATTTTCCAAGCATCTGAATCTTAAACACATACTTCTAATCCCTGAACCATATAATTGTACATACTAAACAGAACAAGATCTGCCATATTTAACTTAAGAAGATCTTATTTGCATATTCTGTATCTCCTAACAGTTTGCTATTTACTTGTAGAGCACGGATCAGAAGGTTATGTTACCAAACAGGGAGATATTTATAGCTATGTATTATGGTGCTTGAGTTGTTCATAGGCATAAGACCAACTGATGTGATCTTTAAAGACGGTCTAAATATTCACGAATATGTTGCAATGGCTTTACCTAAGCATGTCATGGAGATTGCAGAACCTTCATTGCTTATGGCACATGAATTACACAGCAGAAACGAAGATAAGGAAAAGGAATCAGAAGAAAAGGCAGTACCACAAAATGATAAATATCGATCCAAGCTAAGTGAAAACAATACAATAGAAGACTGTCTAGTCCCAATCCATGACATCAGGACTTATTTCTTCGGCATGAGAGGAAAGAATATAGTGTCAAATAGACACTATATTGTCTATTTGAGCTGACCTCAAATATTGTCTtcagcttcttctttttttccgcGGTCTTCCTTGATTGCTAAGATATATATGATTCATATTTCACAATTATGGATTAGTCTATCAAGTACCAGCATATTGTACAGGAACTTTTTGAAAAGTTATTGAGACAACTTACATTGTGTTGCGCGAGAGAAAGCAgcggcggatccagaatttaggGGTTACAGGTGTCAACCTAATCGATTTGATCAATTTGGGCGTCGGTTCGAGTTATTCGTCCTTTTTATTTATATAGACAAATAGgtcaaatgaaagaaaatataataaCTATAACTACTTGACGCAAAGCATAAAACTTCCAACAATATTTTTAATATCATATACAATTGTCCTCGACGAGCTTTCATATTTTGAAAACGATCAATAATGATATCATTACTTATATTTGTAAATACATCACGGTCTATGTAACAAACTAAACAATCATTTAAATATTGATCACCCATGTTGTTCCGCTCTTCATTCTTTATCTGCTTCATGGATGAGAATGCTCTCTCCACAGTTGCGGTAGCAACAGGTAAAATCAGAGTTAACTTCACAAGTAAATAAACATACGAATAAATCTCCACAAGATTTGTCTCAACTAATGTTTTTGCCAAATCACTAATCCCTTTCAAGTTGGAGAACTTGGG
Proteins encoded:
- the LOC138869430 gene encoding uncharacterized protein gives rise to the protein MRGTGCESLLDDVSSFCDMHDIIIPKMDELYFPGKSKRNSFELNDRFDIVSSDLLLGVASLNSANSFTNFDKGRIMSLAKCYPNEFDEVQIRDLSYQLDTFIIHMRAGNPKFSNLKGISDLAKTLVETNLVEIYSYVYLLVKLTLILPVATATVERAFSSMKQIKNEERNNMVTKMSSHILIKENVAWFYAAVNNWILLLLTVFEIENCSIYRVAICNGT